The genome window ACGTACTGGTCGATGCCGCCCTCGCCCGAGACCACCGTTTCGCCCAGCCCGTACGCGGCGTTCACCACGATGCGGTCCAGGTCGCCGCTCACGGGATCGACGGAGAAGGCCACGCCGGCCACCTCGCTGCGCACCATGCGCTGCACCACCACCGCCATGGCCACCTCGGCCGCGCCGAAGCCGCGCTCGTGGCGGTAGCGCACGGCGCGGTCCTCCCACAGCGACGCCCAGCAGCGCCGCACCGCGTCCAGCACGCCGTCCACGCCCGCGACGTCCAGATACGTGTCGTGCTGCCCGGCGAACGCGGCGCCCGCCAGGTCCTCGAGCGTGGCCGACGAGCGCACGGAGACGCGATCGCGCGTCAGCAAATCGGGGAGCCGTGCCCGCAGCGCCGCGTCCAGATCGCCTGGCAACGGCGCGGCGACGAGGAGCGCGCGGATCTGGCCGCAGCGCGCGTGCAGGTCCGCCGCGTCCTCCGGCTTCAGCGCGGCCACCAGCGCGTCCAGCCCCGGCACCGCCCCGACGAACGCGCGGTACGCCGCCGCCGGAACGATGATGCCGGGCGGCACGGGAAAGCCGCCCTGCGTCAGCCGCGCCAGCGACGCGCCCTTGCCGCCGCTCACGCCCGCATCCGCCGCGGCGATGTCGGTGAATTCGAGGATCATCGGGTCAATGGATGGAGATTCGGGAGCCGTTCAGCGCCGGGGGGTGGATCACCACGGTGGCGGCTTGCGGATGACGTGGCCATTGGGCAACGAGATCGGATCGGGGAGCTGATACACAGCGTACTGCTCTTTCCTCACCTTGAACGACCGGACTACGGACCGCTTCAGGTCCGCGTTGTGGCGTTTGAAAGGGAAACACACGCCGATCAAAATCGTGGGAAACAGCCTCCGCGCGGTTCTGATCGCCGGTAGCAAGTCCGTATCGCCCGTCACGAGGACGACCGCGTCCGCCGCATTCGTGTGGAGGAGCTCGAACAGCTTGGTCGCGATCGCGACGTCCGTCTCCTTCTCCTCCGCCCTCTGGACGAGCACGGTGCAGCGTGGCAGCGGCACGCGGATGAACCGCCGAAAGGGCCAGATCCGGAACCGGCATTGGCGAAAGGAGAAATAGCGATTGCTGACCTTGAAGTTCGCGAGCGACACGTGCACACCGGTAGCCGCGAGCGCGTCGAGATAGGTCTGGTGCCGGCGCGAGATATCCGGCTTGGCAGGTTCGAGGTGCGCTGCGATCGCGGAGAAGTAGTACACGTCTTCCAGCATCGCCGCCCGTCCGAAGTTGCGGACGTACGATTCGCAGAAGGCGCGGAGGTCCAGCCACCGCTGCGGACGCGCGGGAACCATCTTCTCCGCGTCCTTGATCGAGTGATACAGATTGAATCCGTCGACGATGAATGCTACTCGCACGCGCCCTCCTGGTTGAAGGTTGCTCGCGATCGGGGCAAAAAAAATCCCCGGGGCCGTAGCCCCGGGGGGCCCAAGAAGCCGTAGCCGCTTGGGGAGGATGTGCTCGAATATTACCGAACCGGACGGGGGCTGTCAAGCGCCAAAGGCAAGCGGGAAGAGGCGCTTCGGTGTCGGTGCTGCAAAACGCGGCGCGGGGGACGAGTCAATCGGTCTTCACGTCGGTACTCGCGATCGTCCGCGAACGCCCGCATCACGTCGTCGTCACGCTGCACGGAGAGGATGGTACGGCGTCCGCGTGTCAGCGCCCGCGCGTGAAGACGTAGGTGCAGGTGCGGCCGCCGCGCTCCTGCCGCGGGTCGCCCAGCCAGAAACCCTCCATCGTAAGCCGGCCGCCCTCCACGCGGGCGATGCCCTCCAGGTCGCCGTCCGCCGGGGAATGGTTGCCGCCTTCGATGCGGAGGTGCAGCGCGCCCGTGGCCGCGTCGTACGAGTAGCGGCCCCAGTAGTCGCGGTACGATTCGAAGGGCACCGCGGTCAGGCTGAAGGCGCTGTCGCGGCGGAGGATCAGCTCGCGGATGGGCTCCGGCGCGGGGCCGCCCTCGCCGCCCGTGCACCGCGCCGAGTCGGCCTGGCTCCAATTGGCCGCCAGCGGGTTGGGGCGCGCATCCACCACGTTCACCGTCTGCCGCGCGGTGTCGTGGCCCACGCGCGCCACGAGGGTGAACCGCGACCCCGGGCGCGCCGCCGCGGGAACGGTGAGCCTGCCGCGCGCGTCGACGCGTCCCGCCGCGGCGGGCTGGACCGACCAGGCGACGCGGCAGCGGGACGGGACGGGCAGCGGCGGCGTGTACCCGCCGGCGTACCAGACCACGCCGACCGCCGCCGTGCCGCCGGACGCGATCTGGATCGGCTCGGCGCTGATGGCCAGCACGGTGCCCTGGGGCGCGCTGCATCCGCGCTGGGCCGCCGCGGGCCGGGCGGTGGCCATCGCGAGCGCGGCGGCGAGGGTGAGGACGGCGTGGAGGCGCATCTCAGCTCACGGCGTTGGAGGTTTCGGCAGCTTCGAATTCTGCGGCCAGGCGCCGCAGGTCGGCGAGGATGGACCGCGCCTCGTCCACCAGCTTGCGGCGGTGGCCGGGGCGGCGGGCGAGGAGGAGGAAGGTGCGCGCCCGCCGCCACGCGCTTCCCGCGCGGTCGCGGTAGAGCAGCGCGACCGCGCCCGCGTAGGGGAGCGACAGCGCGTACAGCACGGCCCGGAGCGGCGAGGCGACGAGCGCCACGAGCGCGATCTGCATCCCCCAGAACAGCAGGAAGATGGGGATGCCGAGGAAGACGGAGTTCGAGGCAAAGTGGTCGCGGTCCTTCGACATCTTCATCACCACCGCCTTCGTGACGGCGTACGCGGGGAGCGCGTTCATCCATCCCCATGCGGCGATGGGAGATCCGGCGGCCAGCAGCTCCATCTCGCGGAAGACGAAGAAGGCCGCGCGCGGGACTTCCATCGGCAGGAACAGCTCGGCGGCGGTGATCCCCAGGCGGTGCAGCTTGCGCCCGAAGCCGCGGACGCGCTCCTCCAGCGCCTCCAGCTCCGCGCGCCGGCCGTGCCCCAGCCACTGCCGCCCCGCCTGCAGCCGGTGGATGAGCGACACGCGCGCGGCGACGTCGGCGGCCGGCTCCTGCCCCAGCGGCGGCGGCCCGTCGTCCGCCGTCTCCAGCAGCTCCGCCGCGCGGCCGAAGATCTCCATCTCGCGCTCGGCGTCGTAGTTCGCGGTCAGCCCGCGGATGCGCGCCTCGATCTCTTCCGTCAGCGCGTGCGCGTCGCCGCCCGGGTGGTCGCGGCGCCACGCGTGCACGTCCATCGCCTCGCCGAAGATCATCCCCGCGGAGGAGCGGAAGCGCTCCTTGGCCTCGAAGTGCAGCCCGGTGGGGACCAGCGCCAGCGCCGGCCCGCGCGGGTGCGCGTCCACGTACGCCAGCGCGATGCGCGCCGCGCCGGTGCGGAACGGGCGCAGCGCCGGGTCGCTGTGGCTGACGCCCTCGGGGAAGATGACGATGCACCCGCCGTCGGCCAGCCGCGCCGCGCACGCGCCCACCGCGTCCACGTTCTTCGCGGGATCGGCGCCCTCGCCCACATCCTGCGAGCGGTGGAACTCCACCACGTGCATCGCCCGGATCAGCGCCGCCAGCATGGGGTTGCGGCGCAGCGTGCTTTTCACCGTGAGCGTCACCGGGCGCTCCAGCCGGGTGAGCACCAGCAGCCCGTCGATGAACGCGTTGGTGTGGTTGGCCACCAGCAGCGCCGGCCCGCGCGCGGGGACGTTGCCACGCCCCTGCACGCCGATGCGCCGGAAGAAGGCGAACAGCGCCGCGCGCCAGAGCGCCCGCACCAGGCGGTAGATCACGCCGCCGCCTCCGCCGCGCCCTCGGCGGCGATGCGCGCCGTCTCGCCGCGCCGCGCCATCGCCGCGCGGGCGAGATGCGATGCCGCCAGCGCGAGAACGACCGCGGCGGCGAGGTCGACCGCGTAGTGGTAGCGCAGCACCAGCGTGGCCAGCGCGATGGTGGCCACGAGGGGGAGGTAGATGAGCGCGCGCAGCGGGTTGCGGTGGCGCAGGTCGAAGAGCGTGGCGTAGAGCGACGCGCCCACGTGCAGGCTGGGAAAGGCGCCGTGCGGCCCGCCCACCGACTCGACGGATTTCAGGATGATGCGGTGGAAGGTGCCGCCGTGGATCGGCAGCGTGAAATCCCCGGCCATCCACACCACCGGACCGCGCGCGGGGAGGAAGAGGTAGCCCAGGAAGCTGAGCGCGTAGAGCACCGCGAACCCGGTGACGAACTCGTCGCGCTCCGCCGGCGGCCGGCCCACCAGCGACAGGACGATGGAGACGTACAGGTAGGGGATGAACATCGCGTAGCCGAAGCTGAGCACCTCCGCCCACCGCGTCGCCCCCAGCGGCTCCACCACGAGCGACGGCGAGCGCCCGAGCAGCAGCGCCCGGTCCGCCGCGGCCAGCCACGGATCCGCAAGCCACGGAACGGCAGCGAAGGCGACGTGCCCGAGCGTGCTGTACAGCGTGAACATCACCGCGATGATGGCGATGCCGCGCACCACGGCCCCCTCGCGCGCCCCCATCCACGTCGCCAGCCCCGCGAACGCGACGAGAATTCCCGCGTGCAGCCCGAGCGATGCGGCCACGGGCGCGCCGCCGGCCGCCGCGACGGCGAGCGTGGCGGTCACGACCGCGAGGATGAACAGCGTGGCCCGGTCGGCGGGATGCAGCGTGCGGAGCAAGCGGAAGCGGGGGGCTGGGCGGATGGGCTGGAGCGGACGATGGAAGAAGTTAGTCTCGGCGGCGGGCGCGGGCGAGACGCGCCTTGCGCAGCTCCGGCGGGATGGCCGAATCGCGCCACTCCGACGCTTCCTCGCGGATGGCCTCGAGCACCCATCCACGGGCGCCGCCACGTCGCGGGTGAAATCTTTCAACGCCGTTCTCTCCCTTACCCGGTCTCACACCAGCGCGGCCCAGCCACGGGGAAGGCATGGCGGCAGTCCCGCAGGGACTTCGTGCCCTTGTTGCCCGGGAATTCCATTCCCGGCCGCCGCGTGCTCCCCGCATCCCCGAGCGGGAGAGGGTTGCCCCAAACGGTGCCGTCCTACACACTTGATCATCCCCACCCCACATCCCCCGCAGGACGCGCGCATGACGGACACGCTCGCCGCATCTCCATCTTCATCCCCCACCATCCCCGCGGTCGAGATCGCGGGGGGCCCGGCGGACGCGGACGCGAAGCCGGGGCGGCTGCTGGCGCTGGACGTGTTCCGCGGCATCACCATCGCGGGGATGCTGCTGGTGAACAACCCCGGCTCGTGGGACCACGTGTACGAGCCGCTGGACCACGCGCCGTGGAACGGGTGGACGCCCACCGACACCATCTTCCCGTTCTTCCTGTTCATCGTGGGCGTGGCGATGACGATGAGCTTCGCCGGGCAGATGGCGCGTGGTCAGACCCGGGCACGCGTGTTCGTTAAGTCCACCAGGCGCTCCGCGACCCTCTTCGGGCTGGGGCTGCTGCTGGCCGCCTTTCCGTACTACAACCTGGACCCGGGCCACCTCCGCGTGATGGGGGTGCTGCAGCGCATCGCGGTCTGCTTCCTGCTCGCCTCGGCCGTGTACCTGTACGCGCCGAAACGGGCGCGGCCGTGGGTCGCCGCCGCCCTGCTGCTGGGCTACTGGGCGGCGATGACGCTGGTTCCCGTCCCCGCCTTCGGCGCGGGAGACCTGGTCCACAAGGACGGCAGCCTCGCGGCGTACGTCGACCGGATGGTGATCGGCACGAACCACCTGTGGGCGGCGGCGAAGACGTGGGACCCCGAGGGGCTGCTGAGCACGCTTCCCGCGGTGGCCACGGTGCTGCTGGGCATCTTCGCGGGCGAGTGGATCCGCGGCGAGCGCGCGCCGGCCGAGCGGGCGACGGGGCTGTTCTTCGCCGGGAACGCGCTGATGGCGGCGGGGCTCGTGTGGAACGCCGTCTTCCCCATCAACAAGAACCTGTGGACCAGCTCGTACGTGCTGTTCATGGGCGGGATGGCGATGGTGGGGCTGGCGATGTGCTACTGGGTGGTGGACGTGAAGGGGGTCCGCCGCTGGACGCGCCCCTTCGTGGTGTTCGGGACCAACGCGATCGCCGCCTTCTTCCTGTCGGGCGTGTTCGCGCGGCTGCTGAACCTGGTGAAGGTGCCCGGCGGCGCGGAGGGAACGCAGCCGGTGAAGGCCTGGATCTACGCCAACCTCTTCGCCAGCTGGATCGATCCGCTGAACGCGTCGCTGGCCTTCGCGCTGGTGTTCGTGGCGGTGTGGTGGGCGATCATGGAGATCTTCTACCGGAAGAAGATCTTCATCAAGGTGTGATTTTCGGGGATGTGCGGTGTGGGTCGGGACGGTCGATTTCCCCGCCGGTGGCGGCGGGGTGACGGATACAGGTCCACAGTCGGTCCACGCCGGGCCCTCAGTCCGGCGGCACGCACCCCGGAGGATGCCCATGAAGCCCTTCCCCTCGTTCGCTCTCCTTCCCGCCCTCCTGCTGTCCACGGCGCTGCACGCCCAGATCTTCGCGGGCACGGTGAAGGACCGCGCGGGCGAGAGCGCGGTGAAGCAGGCCACCGTCGAGGCGCTGGGCCCCGGCGACCGCGTGATGGCCCGCGCCCGCAGCGGCGACGACGGCGCGTTCACCCTGCGCCTGCGCGACCCCGGCGAGTTCCGGCTGCGCGTGCAGCGGCTGGGCTACCGCACCGCCACCTCGTCGGCCGTCGCCGTGGCCGCGATGCAGACGGTGCACGTGGAGATGCGCATCAGCACCAGCGAGGTGGCGCTGGACCCGCTCACCGTCACCGGGCACAGCGAGGTGCCGCGCAATCCGCGGCTGGACCGCGAGGGCTTCTACAGCCGCCAGCAGATGCACGTGGGCTCGTTCGTCACGCGCGAGCAGATCGACCGGCGGCGGCCGCTGCACTCCACCGAGGCGCTGCGCGGGATTCCCGGCGTGCGGCTGCAGGCGCTGGGCGGCACCACGCACTCGGTGGCGCTGATGACGCGCAAGGACGGCGGGTGCGTGCCCCTGCTGCTGGTGGACAACATCGTGATGCCCGGCGACGAGCTGGACCTGCAGATCGTGCCCAACGACATCGCGGGAATCGAGGTGTACCGCGGCACCAGCGAGATCCCGGGGCGCTACATCAGCCTGGCCTCCACCTGCGGCCTCATCGTGGTCTGGAGCCGCGACGGCGAGGCGGAGGACCGCGCCGAGGCCGACAGCGCCCGCACAGGCAGCCGGTGAAGAAGTGCGGGAGTGCGGGAGTGCGGGGGGCGTCGGGGGAGATGTCGCGCCACCGCGCCACCTTCACTCGCTGACGTCATCCTGAGGCCGGCCACGCCGAACTCTCGCCGTGAGCTGAAGACGGCAGGCCGAAGGATCCATAGCCTGAAAGCACGTGACTCCCGGCCGACACGCCGAACTCCGCCCGGGCAGCACTGAAATCCGAAGGAAAGACTCGAGCTGGACCTCAGCCGACGTGCTGGACGGGCGATAGATCCTTCGGTCTGCAACCGACTGCGCGGGAACAGCTTGCGGCGTGGTCGGCCTCAGGATGACGGCGACGGGAATGGGGTGCGACGCCGTCGCGCGCGCGCAGATTCGGTGATGAAGAATGGAGATGCGAAGAGGGGAGGCGCCCGCGGCCGGGCGCCTCCCCTTTGCTCTTCATCCCCCGCGGGTGGTCAGCGGCGGATGCCGGTCGCGGCGGGGCGGATGGGCGGCTCGGGGCCGCGGCGCGCCAGCTCCTCCATCTCGCCCAGGAAGGTGGCGTCGCCCGCGCGGCTCTCGCCGAACAGGCCGTCGGGGTTGTCGCCCGCGCCCCGGGCGGGGGCGTACAGGTTCAGCCACAGGTCGAAGCGCTCGCCCAGCTCCAGCACCGTGTAGAAGAAGCTGCGCCGCGACCCCGCCAGCAGCATGAAGATCATGTCGACGCAGAAGGCCAGGATGGCGACCTGCACCAGCAGGATGTCCTTCAGGCTGTCGATCAGCAGCTTCAGCCCGAACAGCAGAAAGTCACGGACGAGCACGCCCGGTGAATGCGCTTCGCGTTGGATCATCATCTCGTTCGTCCTCGACGTGGTAGGTCCTGCACCTCGGCGTGCCCGTACGGGGAGAGGCGGCCACGGGTTTCGGAAGTGAAAGGTGCGGGAGGCTCGGAGGTTCCTGCGTTCGCGAGCGGTGCGGGGGAAGCGAGCTACAGCCTGCGGTTCATCACCTGGACCCATGTCTGCCGCACCAGGAACGACGCGGCGCGGGCTCGCGCGAAGGTGGCTCTCCGTTCCGGGGTGTCGGAAGGCGGGGCGGAGAGCTCCGCGACGACCTCGGCGATGCCCTGGCGTGACAGCGGAGGAGTGAGGCGCATGAGGTGATTCGGGCGAGTCGTGAAATCGTTCAGGCTGATCACTTGATTCTACCCGGAAAGCGCACTTCAGTCAAGCGCGACAAGGTTTTCCGAGGATGCTGACAAGTGGCGAGGTGAGGACGACTGCCTCTCCGCGGCGAAACGAGCGCGTCACGGGACCGGGGGAGAAGATGGAGATCAGCCGTGCGGCTCGTACCTCCGCAGGCTCTGCATCAAGGTGCTGTCCGTCACCGTGACGCCGGGAAGGGCGGCGGCGTGCCCGCGGACGGCGTCCAGCACCTTGTCGTCGGCGGCGTGCACCTCCCAGACGGCGCCGTCGACGCAGGAGAAGTGGAGCGCGCAGGTCTCCTCGATCAGCGCGTGCGCGGCCTCGGGCGTGTCCGCGGCCCACCAGCGCTCGAGGAAGCCGTCCAGCCGGTCCGCCGGTTCGCTCAGCGCGAAGAAGTCGGCCCAGTCGTCCAGCAGTGTGTTGGCGACGCGTTCGAGGTATCGCCCGTCGACCAGCCGCCAATCGTCGCGCTCGTCCAGCACCAGCCGCGCGGCCGCGCGCAGCTCGAGGCTGGCGAAGGCGCCGGCCGCCTCGTCCCAGTCGCGGTACCAGTCGTCGGGAAAGCGGAAGACGCCCGGCTCCGCGTGCAGCACCCAGCGCCAGCGCGCGAGCTCCGGCTTCAGCGGCGCGAACCAGCGCGCGAAGTCCGACACCCCGGCGGAGACGAAGGTGGCGCCCGAGCCCAGCCCCGCGGGATCGGCGGGATGCTGCACTGCGGCGGTGTCCGGCGGGCGGGAGATGCGGAGGCCGTTCATCGGAAGGGAAGTACGGACGTACGAAAGTACGAGAGTACGGAAGTACGAAACGGCGGCGCGTGGCCGAGCGCAAGTGCCTCCCCCGTTTCTCCCGAATCTCACGCGGAGACGCGGAGACGCGGAAGAGTTCGTGCCCGCGTTGAGTTCTCTGCGTCTCCGCGTCTCCGCGTGAGATCCAACAATGCCGGAGCCTCGCGCCGATGGCATCTCGCATCCGCACTTCCGCACTCCCGCACTTTCGCACTTTCGCACTTTCGTACTCCCCACATGGCCGCGTTCTTGCCGCCAACCCTGCCCGTGCGCGATCATCCGGCACCCGCAACCGATCCCGGTCCCCAGGCATCCCGATCCACCCCGTGACCCCCAGTCCCGAAGCGCGGCGCGGCGAGCACGAGGCGAGCTTCGGCGGCGCGCGCGACGGCATCGCCGTGCTCTCGCCCAGCTGGCGCATCCGCTACATGAACGCGTCGATGCTCGACATCCTGCGGCTTATCGGCCGCGAGGACCGGGTGGCCACGCTCTGGGACGCGCTTCCCGGCTGGGAGCACAGCGACGCGGCCGGCACGCTGCGCCACGCCATGGAAACCGGCGCCGCCGTCTGCTTCCGCGTGGACGGCGAGCGCGGGCGCGGGCGCGTGTGGGAGGTCGAGGCCGAGCCGCTGCAGTCCGGCGAGCTGCGCGTGCGCGTGCGCAACGTGACCGCGCAGGCGCAGCTCGAGGCCGCCGAGCGCCGCTTCCGCGAGGCCGGCGCGTCGCTGGAGGAGCGCGAGGCGCGCCTGGCCGCCATCATCTCCGGCGCGCCCGTGGGGATGGTGCTGCTCGAGGCCGCGACCTTCACCGCGCGCGAGGCCAACGCCTTCTACCACCAGTTCCTGGAAGGGCCGTGGCGCGTCCCCGGCGCCATCATCGGCCACCGCGTGGACGAGTTCATCCCCGACTTCGAGGCCTTGGGGATCGGCGAGATCTTCCGCGGGGTGCGCGACAGCGGCGAGCCGTTCGAGATCAGCGAGTTCGAGTTCGCCGGCTTCGAGCGCGGGCCCACCTTCTTCCGCTGGACGCTGCAGCCGCTGGCCCCGGCGCCGGACGAGAAGCCGCGCTACCTTCTCCTGCTGGTGGTCGAGATCACCGAGCAGGTGCTGGGGCGCCGCGCCGCCGAGGCCGAGCGCAAGGCGCTGTACGACGTGCTCGACACCCTTCCCGTGGGCGTGATCGTGGCCCAGGCGCCGACGGGGCGCATCACCTACATCAACCCCGCCGGGGTGGCGCTGGGCGGGCGCCCGGCCGACGAGCTGGCGGCCGGGGAGCTGGTCGAGTACCCCGCGCGCTGGCAGACCTTCCGCCTTACCGGCGAGCCGTTTCCCGCCGGCGAGCTCCCGCTCACCCGGGCGCTGCGCGGCGAGCCCGCGCGCGACGTGGAGATCGTGCTGCGGCCGGCCGACGGCGGCGAGCGCACCGTGAGCGTGAGCAGCGTGCCGCTGCGCGACGCCGCCGGGCGGGTGGACCGTGCGCTGGCCGTGTTCTACGACCTGACCGACCGGCTGGCGCTGGAGCGAGCGCTGCTGGAGCGCACCCGCGAGGCCGAGGACGCCGCCTCCGAGACGGCGCTGCGGGCCGAGGAGAGCCGGGCGCTGCGAGAGATCGGGCGGGTGCTGGTGAGCGAGCTGGAGCCCGGGCGCGTGCTGGACCTGGCGGCGCACTCGGCCATGGAGCTGCTGGGCTCGCGCGCGGCGGTGCTCGCCGTTCCCCACGGCGCGGAGACGGTGCGCCTCTCGCCCGCGCTGGGCGCGCTGGCCGACCTGGACGGGCGGGTGTTCGCCACGCGGGGGATGGTGCTGGGCGAGGTGCTTTCCGGCGGCGGTACGCGGGTGTTCAACGACCTGGAGCAGCTCCCGGAGACCAGCCCGATGCGGGCCGTGGCGCGCGAGCGCGGGCTGCGCAACCTGGCGGTCGCGCCGCTGCGGGCCTTCGGCGCGCCGGTGGGCGTCCTTGCCGTGGTGGACCGGGGGACGCCGTTCACCGGCGAGGACGTGCGGCTGCTGGAGGGGCTGGCCGACACGGCGGCGCTGGCCATCCACAACGCGCGGCTGCACGACGAGGAGCGGCGCCGGGGCGAGGAGAACCGCGCGCTCCTGGCCGCCGCCGAGGCGCTGACGTCCACGCTGGACCCGGGGGAGGTGATGCACCGCATCGCCGGGGCGGCGCGGGAGCTGAGCGGGGCCGACGGCGCGGCGCTGACCATGTACACCGGCGAGAACCGCGAGCGCACGCAGGTGATGGCGGCGGTGGGGATGATGGCGCCGCTGGCCGGGGTGAGCGTGCCCGCCGGGGTGTCGGTGACGTGGGCGGTGGCCGCCGCGGGCGAGCCGCTCGCCACTACGGTGTCCGCGCTGCCGGAGGAGATGCCGAGCCGCGC of Longimicrobium sp. contains these proteins:
- a CDS encoding NYN domain-containing protein — protein: MRVAFIVDGFNLYHSIKDAEKMVPARPQRWLDLRAFCESYVRNFGRAAMLEDVYYFSAIAAHLEPAKPDISRRHQTYLDALAATGVHVSLANFKVSNRYFSFRQCRFRIWPFRRFIRVPLPRCTVLVQRAEEKETDVAIATKLFELLHTNAADAVVLVTGDTDLLPAIRTARRLFPTILIGVCFPFKRHNADLKRSVVRSFKVRKEQYAVYQLPDPISLPNGHVIRKPPPW
- a CDS encoding 1-acyl-sn-glycerol-3-phosphate acyltransferase; translated protein: MIYRLVRALWRAALFAFFRRIGVQGRGNVPARGPALLVANHTNAFIDGLLVLTRLERPVTLTVKSTLRRNPMLAALIRAMHVVEFHRSQDVGEGADPAKNVDAVGACAARLADGGCIVIFPEGVSHSDPALRPFRTGAARIALAYVDAHPRGPALALVPTGLHFEAKERFRSSAGMIFGEAMDVHAWRRDHPGGDAHALTEEIEARIRGLTANYDAEREMEIFGRAAELLETADDGPPPLGQEPAADVAARVSLIHRLQAGRQWLGHGRRAELEALEERVRGFGRKLHRLGITAAELFLPMEVPRAAFFVFREMELLAAGSPIAAWGWMNALPAYAVTKAVVMKMSKDRDHFASNSVFLGIPIFLLFWGMQIALVALVASPLRAVLYALSLPYAGAVALLYRDRAGSAWRRARTFLLLARRPGHRRKLVDEARSILADLRRLAAEFEAAETSNAVS
- a CDS encoding carboxypeptidase regulatory-like domain-containing protein; this translates as MKPFPSFALLPALLLSTALHAQIFAGTVKDRAGESAVKQATVEALGPGDRVMARARSGDDGAFTLRLRDPGEFRLRVQRLGYRTATSSAVAVAAMQTVHVEMRISTSEVALDPLTVTGHSEVPRNPRLDREGFYSRQQMHVGSFVTREQIDRRRPLHSTEALRGIPGVRLQALGGTTHSVALMTRKDGGCVPLLLVDNIVMPGDELDLQIVPNDIAGIEVYRGTSEIPGRYISLASTCGLIVVWSRDGEAEDRAEADSARTGSR
- a CDS encoding ATP-binding protein, with the protein product MTPSPEARRGEHEASFGGARDGIAVLSPSWRIRYMNASMLDILRLIGREDRVATLWDALPGWEHSDAAGTLRHAMETGAAVCFRVDGERGRGRVWEVEAEPLQSGELRVRVRNVTAQAQLEAAERRFREAGASLEEREARLAAIISGAPVGMVLLEAATFTAREANAFYHQFLEGPWRVPGAIIGHRVDEFIPDFEALGIGEIFRGVRDSGEPFEISEFEFAGFERGPTFFRWTLQPLAPAPDEKPRYLLLLVVEITEQVLGRRAAEAERKALYDVLDTLPVGVIVAQAPTGRITYINPAGVALGGRPADELAAGELVEYPARWQTFRLTGEPFPAGELPLTRALRGEPARDVEIVLRPADGGERTVSVSSVPLRDAAGRVDRALAVFYDLTDRLALERALLERTREAEDAASETALRAEESRALREIGRVLVSELEPGRVLDLAAHSAMELLGSRAAVLAVPHGAETVRLSPALGALADLDGRVFATRGMVLGEVLSGGGTRVFNDLEQLPETSPMRAVARERGLRNLAVAPLRAFGAPVGVLAVVDRGTPFTGEDVRLLEGLADTAALAIHNARLHDEERRRGEENRALLAAAEALTSTLDPGEVMHRIAGAARELSGADGAALTMYTGENRERTQVMAAVGMMAPLAGVSVPAGVSVTWAVAAAGEPLATTVSALPEEMPSRAMLASVGAEHAVLVPMRIGGEEVVGILAVVNGPERGPLGSEALRVVSLLADQAALAVRNARLYAGAQSASRAKSEFLAMMSHELRTPLNALEGYAGLMEEGIYGPLTELQRDALRRMKVSRRHLMELIDSVLDLARVEAGTRRAQPEVFDLGELVESVGEAMRGAADARKLALEIEAEGAGRIVADRGLLRQVLTNLLGNAIKFTERGAVTVRARREGDRATIEVTDTGPGISAENQARVFEPFFQVDPSTTRREGGTGLGLALSRDFVRLLGGEIAVRSEPGQGSTFTVTLPVEAKAEASS
- a CDS encoding phosphatase PAP2 family protein; its protein translation is MLRTLHPADRATLFILAVVTATLAVAAAGGAPVAASLGLHAGILVAFAGLATWMGAREGAVVRGIAIIAVMFTLYSTLGHVAFAAVPWLADPWLAAADRALLLGRSPSLVVEPLGATRWAEVLSFGYAMFIPYLYVSIVLSLVGRPPAERDEFVTGFAVLYALSFLGYLFLPARGPVVWMAGDFTLPIHGGTFHRIILKSVESVGGPHGAFPSLHVGASLYATLFDLRHRNPLRALIYLPLVATIALATLVLRYHYAVDLAAAVVLALAASHLARAAMARRGETARIAAEGAAEAAA
- a CDS encoding acyltransferase family protein — encoded protein: MTDTLAASPSSSPTIPAVEIAGGPADADAKPGRLLALDVFRGITIAGMLLVNNPGSWDHVYEPLDHAPWNGWTPTDTIFPFFLFIVGVAMTMSFAGQMARGQTRARVFVKSTRRSATLFGLGLLLAAFPYYNLDPGHLRVMGVLQRIAVCFLLASAVYLYAPKRARPWVAAALLLGYWAAMTLVPVPAFGAGDLVHKDGSLAAYVDRMVIGTNHLWAAAKTWDPEGLLSTLPAVATVLLGIFAGEWIRGERAPAERATGLFFAGNALMAAGLVWNAVFPINKNLWTSSYVLFMGGMAMVGLAMCYWVVDVKGVRRWTRPFVVFGTNAIAAFFLSGVFARLLNLVKVPGGAEGTQPVKAWIYANLFASWIDPLNASLAFALVFVAVWWAIMEIFYRKKIFIKV